A genomic window from Ischnura elegans chromosome 10, ioIscEleg1.1, whole genome shotgun sequence includes:
- the LOC124166979 gene encoding heme oxygenase 2: protein MGASDIPFTKQMRKATREIHDVSDALVNAKLAVALSNDSVWAEGLLIFYEVFRYLEEAMDRLKDTHIGDLKFDGMRRTEGFKEDLDYYLGENWTETYAPRESVMKYLMHLRELESNDPDMLMAYIFHLYMGLLSGGQILRKKRQLVSRYLPFFSSNSRGDKVTEFGEASILSLKKQMNTAMNDIAQSLSDEQREKLIEESKMVFELNNQIIRTVRGTNRVVIKKLVIAAASIAVISVAFNYLVLRK from the exons ATGGGTGCTTCTGATATTCCATTCACGAAGCAGATGAGAAAAGCTACTCGTGAAATTCATGACGTCAGTGATGCATTAGTAAATGCAAAATTGGCTGTCG CCCTCTCCAACGATTCCGTGTGGGCTGAAGGACTCCTTATTTTCTATGAAGTGTTTCGTTATTTGGAAGAAGCCATGGACCGTCTGAAGGATACCCACATTGGAGATCTGAAATTTGACGGCATGAGAAGAACAGAAGGCTTCAAGGAAGATCTTGACTACTATCTAGGTGAAAATTGGACGGAAACTTACGCACCCAGGGAAAGTGTGATGAAGTACTTGATGCATTTAAGAGAATTGGAATCAAATGATCCTGATATGCTGATGGCATATATCTTTCATTTATACATGGGTCTGCTCTCCGGCGGTCAGATACTTAGGAAGAAAAGGCAACTTGTGAGTcgatatttaccttttttttcatCTAACAGTAGGGGTGATAAAGTGACTGAGTTTGGGGAGGCTAGTATTTTAAGTCTGAAAAAGCAAATGAACACTGCAATGAATGACATTGCTCAATCATTGTCTGATGAACAAAGAGAAAAGTTGATCGAGGAGAGCAAAATGGTATTTGAGCTTAACAATCAGATCATTCGCACAGTCCGTGGAACCAATAGGGTGGTTATTAAGAAATTAGTTATTGCTGCAGCATCCATAGCGGTGATTTCTGTGGCTTTCAATTATCTAGtgctaagaaaataa